A portion of the Amyelois transitella isolate CPQ chromosome 2, ilAmyTran1.1, whole genome shotgun sequence genome contains these proteins:
- the LOC106133582 gene encoding probable nuclear hormone receptor HR38: MRILLSELGLSGACFGLTLESRETSLDPDKPAPGPSALEPRSPSAFTSNTSSMLLLQTHSNYGTSFTDLLSPQYQEDSSEILEENLDPFPDVEFHAPVPVEVKLQRTTPVSDPSSPTLGPTLPSFEETYSVRYPKQEMAEFGIKMDEDCYNVSSYSHQGHTSTQLLYPYHQPSIPYVSSTYYAPAQPCSPTFDTGGVTHNQDSYSLPPFPSSVDLQIATDQANRQRRASLPVQRSESNSSNDSPKLHGGRIHCMQASTPSSASSSPGGVPPEGVGPRAAPSSPSQLCAVCGDTAACQHYGVRTCEGCKGFFKRTVQKGSKYVCLAEKSCPVDKRRRNRCQFCRFQKCLAVGMVKEVVRTDSLKGRRGRLPSKPKCPQESPPSPPISLITALVRAHVDTSPDFANLDYSQYREPNPMEPPMSDLEVIQQFYSLLTTSIDMIKVFAEKVPGYADLCPEDREQLFASARLELFVLRLAYRTRPEDTKLTFCNGLVLDKRQCQRSFGDWLHAVLDFSNTLHSMEIDISTFACLCALTLITERHGLKEPHRVEQLQMKIIGCLRAHMPGGGTNPGGAPHFSRVLGALPELRSLSVQGLQRIFYLKLEDLVQPPPLIENMFRASLPF, translated from the exons gGCCGAGCGCCTTAGAACCGCGCTCGCCAAGCGCCTTCACGTCCAACACATCCAGTATGCTACTGCTGCAGACACAC AGCAACTACGGTACATCTTTTACTGATTTATTGTCACCGCAATATCAAGAAGACTCGTCCGAAATCTTAGAAGAGAATTTGGATCCATTTCCAGACGTCGAATTTCACGCTCCAGTCCCTGTCGAAGTGAAATTACAGCGTACGACACCTGTCAGCGATCCTTCTTCACCAACTCTTGGCCCTACACTGCCTAGTTTTGAAGAAACATATTCTGTTCGGTATCCAAAACAAGAAATGGCGGAGTTTGGTATAAAAATGGATGAAGACTGTTACAATGTCAGCTCCTACTCTCATCAAGGTCACACTTCTACTCAATTACTGTACCCATATCACCAACCATCAATACCGTACGTCTCGTCAACTTATTATGCTCCAGCGCAACCATGCAGTCCTACATTTGATACAGGAGGAGTAACTCATAATCAGGACTCTTATTCACTGCCTCCTTTCCCGAGCTCGGTTGATCTCCAAATAGCTACAGATCAAGCAAATAGACAAAGGCGAGCATCATTACCGGTGCAACGTTCTGAATCGAACAGTTCAAATGATAGCCCTAAGCTGCACGGTGGCAGAATACACTGTATGCAGGCTTCAACACCTAGTTCAGCTTCAAGTTCTCCTGGCGGGGTGCCTCCTGAAGGGGTGGGCCCGCGAGCTGCGCCGTCTTCGCCAAGTCAACTATGTGCTGTTTGTGGAGACACCGCTGCTTGTCAGCATTATGGAGTAAGAACTTGTGAAGGATGTAAAGGATTCTTCAAAAGAACAGTACAAAAGGGATCGAAATATGTTTGTCTAGCAGAGAAATCTTGCCCAGTTGATAAAAGAAGGCGAAATCGATGCCAATTCTGTCGGTTTCAAAAATGCCTTGCCGTTGGTATGGTTAAGGAGGTTGTTCGCACAGACTCATTGAAAGGAAGACGAGGAAGATTACCTTCGAAGCCCAAATGTCCTCAAGAATCACCACCAAGCCCACCAATTTCACTTATCACAGCTTTGGTCAGAGCACATGTTGACACTTCTCCAGATTTTGCCAATTTAGACTACTCTCAATACAGAGAGCCAAATCCAATGGAACCTCCGATGTCTGATTTGGAAGTGATCCAACAGTTTTATTCTTTGCTTACCACGTCGATTGACATGATCAAAGTTTTTGCTGAAAAAGTTCCTGGTTATGCTGATCTGTGCCCAGAAGATCGTGAGCAATTATTTGCTTCTGCAAGATTGGAGTTATTTGTGCTACGATTGGCTTATCGCACACGCCCTGAAGATACCAAACTCACTTTCTGCAATGGGCTTGTACTAGACAAGAGACAGTGTCAACGGTCATTTGGAGACTGGTTACATGCGGTTTTGGATTTTAGTAACACCTTACATTCAATGGAGATCGACATTTCAACGTTTGCCTGCCTTTGTGCATTGACTTTAATAACAG AGAGACACGGGTTAAAAGAACCCCATCGTGTGGAACAGCTGCAGATGAAGATCATCGGATGTCTGAGGGCGCACATGCCAGGCGGCGGCACGAACCCCGGCGGCGCCCCACATTTCAGCCGGGTGCTGGGAGCCCTGCCCGAACTGCGCTCACTTTCCGTGCAAGGACTTCAACGCATCTTCTATCTCAAGCTGGAGGACCTCGTGCAACCTCCGCCACTCATTGAAAACATGTTCCGCGCCAGCCTACCTTTCTAG